One genomic region from Salipiger sp. CCB-MM3 encodes:
- a CDS encoding phospholipase D family protein: MAGNDALGARLSLIAAAERQIDIQTFLIKPDRAAALISLALIEAADRGVNVRLLVDDVFTTASDAQIAYLAAHPRISVRLFNPLSRQSPKAMNYLLDFGRVNRRMHNKAFIVDRGVAVIGGRNIADEYYQVDTTTEFADFDLFMAGPAVTDLTRAFETFWNDRWSVPAGAFWPEEVDPGEVRAALEVRAQAGAAGIYRHAMSSTYLQELRSGAVPATWGRARVVSDLPQKLRLPPGPGARRVADALIQRLSAAQTQVTVVSPYFVPRAWGADLFTELAQRGVRVRIVTNSLAANNHAYVHGGYMRHRKTLLEAGVELYEVRADVLEQLGETAPGSGTQLTMHTKLIIIDDDTSFVGSLNFDPRSINLNSEMGVFIEGRPAARGFLSAIEEDLKRYAFRLSQSEAGELRWTWSYGGRTEIYSADPGASVLRKATAGISALLPIEGQL, translated from the coding sequence GTGGCCGGAAACGACGCGCTCGGCGCCCGGCTGTCGCTGATCGCCGCCGCCGAGCGCCAGATCGATATCCAGACCTTCCTAATCAAACCGGACCGCGCAGCAGCGCTGATCTCGCTCGCGCTGATCGAGGCGGCGGACCGGGGCGTGAATGTGCGCTTGCTGGTCGATGACGTCTTCACCACCGCGAGCGATGCGCAGATCGCCTATCTTGCGGCGCATCCGCGGATCTCGGTGCGGCTGTTCAACCCGCTCTCGCGGCAGAGTCCCAAGGCCATGAACTACCTGCTCGATTTCGGACGGGTGAACCGGCGGATGCACAACAAGGCCTTCATCGTCGATCGCGGCGTGGCGGTGATCGGCGGGCGCAACATCGCCGACGAGTATTACCAGGTCGACACGACCACAGAGTTTGCCGATTTCGATCTCTTCATGGCCGGACCGGCGGTGACCGACCTCACCCGCGCCTTCGAGACCTTCTGGAACGACCGCTGGTCCGTGCCCGCCGGAGCGTTCTGGCCCGAAGAAGTCGATCCGGGGGAGGTGCGCGCGGCGCTCGAGGTACGGGCACAGGCCGGCGCCGCTGGAATCTACCGCCACGCCATGAGCTCAACCTACCTGCAGGAGCTGCGCAGCGGCGCGGTCCCGGCGACATGGGGTCGCGCGCGGGTGGTCTCGGACCTGCCGCAGAAACTGCGCCTGCCGCCGGGACCGGGCGCGCGCCGCGTCGCCGACGCGTTGATACAGCGCCTGTCGGCAGCGCAAACGCAGGTCACGGTTGTCAGCCCCTATTTCGTGCCCCGCGCCTGGGGCGCTGACCTCTTCACCGAGCTCGCGCAGCGCGGCGTGCGTGTGCGGATCGTGACCAACTCGCTGGCGGCGAACAACCACGCCTACGTCCACGGCGGCTACATGCGACACCGCAAGACCCTGCTGGAGGCCGGGGTCGAGCTTTACGAGGTGCGCGCGGACGTGCTCGAGCAGCTCGGCGAAACCGCCCCCGGCTCGGGCACACAGCTTACCATGCACACCAAGCTGATCATCATCGACGACGACACGAGCTTCGTCGGGTCACTGAATTTCGATCCGCGCTCAATCAACCTCAACTCCGAGATGGGCGTCTTCATCGAGGGCCGCCCCGCCGCCCGAGGCTTCCTGTCGGCCATCGAGGAGGACCTGAAGAGATACGCTTTCCGCCTGTCGCAGAGCGAGGCGGGCGAATTGCGCTGGACGTGGTCGTACGGGGGAAGGACCGAGATCTACTCGGCTGATCCCGGTGCCTCCGTCCTGCGCAAGGCAACGGCGGGAATTTCCGCGCTCCTGCCAATCGAGGGACAGCTCTGA
- a CDS encoding cytochrome c → MERFEELIDRVFAMMHGELSYDPWAVRSAAEEIMQGAGRHLTDLFPQGSGGAPSEAEDAIWWDFGTFAHFAEMLEGWSRELAAQASTPARGRLPKRWEDAQMGPGMMQGGGMMRGSGSVSAAWHVAATCNACHAAFREAD, encoded by the coding sequence ATGGAACGCTTCGAAGAGCTGATCGACCGGGTTTTTGCCATGATGCATGGCGAGCTGTCCTACGATCCATGGGCAGTCCGCAGTGCCGCAGAGGAGATCATGCAGGGCGCGGGCCGACATCTGACCGACCTCTTCCCGCAGGGCTCGGGCGGCGCGCCCAGCGAAGCGGAGGACGCCATATGGTGGGATTTCGGAACCTTCGCCCATTTCGCCGAGATGCTGGAAGGATGGTCGCGGGAGCTCGCGGCACAGGCCAGCACACCGGCAAGGGGCAGACTGCCGAAACGCTGGGAAGACGCCCAGATGGGCCCGGGCATGATGCAGGGAGGCGGGATGATGCGCGGCAGCGGATCGGTCTCTGCCGCGTGGCATGTGGCGGCCACCTGCAACGCCTGCCACGCGGCCTTCCGAGAGGCGGACTGA
- a CDS encoding ABC transporter permease, with the protein MTFFVSLAALPLVMLYWHAGKRLRGLILICTLLPMLTANVVRTFAWVVLLGRNGPISQTLLGLGLTERPFSLLFSETGLIIALVQIELPLLLLPVFAVLNRADRKTLEAAEVLGAGRWRAWFSAIFPQIIPAVLAGWVLVFASATTSYVTQSVIGGARLIYLPQFVYREVGVLFQWPMAAAISILLLASTGVIMLGLTMLARHERLQGHA; encoded by the coding sequence GTGACCTTCTTCGTCTCGCTGGCGGCGCTGCCGCTGGTCATGCTCTATTGGCACGCGGGGAAACGTCTCCGCGGGCTGATCCTGATCTGCACGCTCTTGCCGATGCTGACCGCCAACGTGGTGCGCACCTTCGCCTGGGTCGTGCTTCTCGGGCGCAACGGACCGATCAGCCAGACGCTGCTCGGGCTCGGCCTCACCGAGCGCCCGTTCTCGCTGCTCTTCTCCGAGACCGGGCTGATCATCGCGCTGGTGCAGATCGAACTGCCGCTCCTGCTGCTGCCGGTCTTTGCCGTGCTCAACCGCGCCGATCGCAAGACGCTGGAGGCTGCCGAGGTGCTGGGAGCAGGCCGCTGGCGCGCCTGGTTCTCCGCGATCTTCCCGCAGATCATCCCCGCCGTGCTGGCGGGCTGGGTGCTGGTCTTCGCCTCCGCCACCACCTCTTACGTGACGCAGAGCGTCATCGGCGGTGCGCGGCTGATCTATCTTCCGCAATTCGTCTACCGCGAGGTCGGTGTACTCTTCCAATGGCCAATGGCCGCCGCGATCTCGATCCTTCTTCTGGCGTCCACCGGCGTCATCATGCTGGGCCTCACCATGCTCGCCCGTCACGAAAGGCTCCAAGGTCATGCTTGA
- a CDS encoding DUF1214 domain-containing protein, translating to MKLKAFFGAVAASALLASAGAGLAQSKPGALHEVLEGRTVKIDTSNFIRAATNIEFEKYLALSGGVNTLLHIRDVTSIEQQPTIRMNRDTIYSMALVDISEGATLTLPDAGTRYVSAMVVNQDHYINKVFLGGGSHTLDLATFDTPFVVIVIRTLVDASDPDDLAAAHAVQDAMTLEAGSATPFIVPNYDMENFEEVKQAALALSRFTPDSADTFGAKEDVAPLRHFLGTAFGWGGLPEEEAFYLNVEPGLPVDSYKIEVPADVPVDEFWSVSLYNASGFYQKNAQGAYNINSVSGTRNADESITVHFGGCEDESRVNCLPIMEGWNYSVRLYRPRPEILDGSWQFPDVEPG from the coding sequence ATGAAACTCAAAGCATTCTTCGGCGCGGTCGCGGCTTCGGCCCTTCTGGCCAGCGCTGGCGCGGGTCTTGCGCAATCGAAACCCGGCGCCCTGCACGAGGTCCTTGAAGGCAGGACGGTGAAGATCGACACGTCCAACTTCATCCGGGCCGCGACGAACATCGAGTTCGAGAAATACCTCGCCTTGTCCGGTGGCGTGAACACGCTGCTGCACATCCGGGACGTCACCTCGATCGAGCAGCAGCCGACGATCCGGATGAACCGCGACACGATCTACAGCATGGCGCTGGTCGATATTTCCGAAGGGGCGACGCTGACCCTGCCCGATGCGGGCACGCGCTATGTCTCGGCGATGGTGGTCAACCAAGATCACTACATCAACAAGGTGTTCCTCGGCGGCGGCAGCCACACGCTCGACCTCGCCACCTTCGACACGCCCTTTGTGGTGATCGTGATCCGCACGCTGGTGGACGCCTCGGACCCCGATGACCTTGCCGCCGCCCATGCGGTGCAGGACGCCATGACGCTCGAAGCCGGATCCGCGACACCCTTCATCGTGCCGAATTACGACATGGAAAACTTCGAGGAGGTCAAGCAGGCGGCGCTGGCGCTGTCACGCTTCACCCCCGACAGCGCCGACACCTTCGGCGCTAAGGAAGACGTGGCACCGCTGCGGCATTTCCTCGGCACCGCCTTCGGCTGGGGCGGGCTGCCCGAGGAAGAGGCGTTTTACCTCAACGTCGAGCCGGGCCTGCCGGTCGACAGCTACAAGATCGAGGTGCCGGCGGATGTGCCCGTCGACGAGTTCTGGTCGGTCAGCCTCTACAACGCCAGCGGTTTCTACCAGAAGAACGCCCAAGGCGCCTACAACATCAACTCGGTCTCTGGCACGCGCAACGCCGACGAGAGCATTACCGTGCATTTCGGCGGTTGCGAGGACGAGAGCCGGGTGAACTGCCTGCCGATCATGGAGGGCTGGAACTATTCGGTGCGCCTCTACCGCCCGCGCCCCGAGATCCTCGACGGCAGTTGGCAGTTCCCCGACGTCGAACCGGGCTGA
- a CDS encoding IS3 family transposase (programmed frameshift), which produces MAGKREKPEDIVTKLRQVEVLHGQGLSMADAVRQIGISQHTFYRWRKQYGGMNRAQLSRLKELEKENLRLRRAVSDLTLEKLILTEAAPGKLLSPSRRRECVEHVCETLGISERRACRVLGQHRSTQRKPPQGREDEARLTADVIDLAREYGRYGYRRVAVLLRRAGWQVNHKRVARIWRREGLKVVPHKQKKRGRLWLDDGSCVRLKPEHPNHVWSYDFVQDRTSDGRTYRTLNILDEYTREALMIRVDRRLNSTDVLDALTDLFIQRGPPRFIRSDNGPEFIAQKVRDWIELVGAKTAYIEPGSPWENGYCESFNSRFRDELLNGEVFYSLREAQILIEQWRKHYNTARPHSALGYRTPAPETFIPIDRRPTMH; this is translated from the exons ATGGCTGGAAAGCGTGAGAAGCCGGAAGACATTGTCACCAAGCTGCGTCAGGTCGAGGTGTTGCATGGCCAGGGCCTGTCGATGGCCGATGCGGTGCGGCAGATCGGGATATCGCAGCATACCTTTTACCGGTGGCGGAAGCAGTATGGTGGGATGAACCGGGCACAGTTGTCGCGGCTGAAGGAACTCGAGAAGGAGAACCTGAGGCTGCGGCGGGCGGTATCTGACCTGACGCTCGAGAAGCTGATCCTGACCGAGGCTGCCC CAGGGAAACTTCTAAGCCCTTCGCGCCGCCGCGAATGCGTGGAGCATGTGTGCGAGACACTCGGCATCTCCGAACGCCGGGCCTGCCGGGTGCTCGGCCAACACCGCTCCACGCAGCGCAAGCCACCACAGGGCCGGGAAGACGAGGCGCGGCTGACCGCCGACGTCATCGATCTGGCCCGGGAGTATGGCCGCTACGGCTACCGCCGGGTCGCCGTGCTGCTGCGGCGTGCCGGCTGGCAGGTGAACCACAAGCGGGTGGCGCGCATTTGGCGGCGCGAAGGGCTCAAGGTCGTCCCACACAAGCAGAAGAAGCGCGGCAGGCTCTGGCTGGACGATGGCTCTTGCGTGCGGCTGAAGCCCGAGCACCCCAACCACGTCTGGTCCTACGACTTCGTGCAGGACCGGACCAGTGACGGCCGGACCTACCGGACGCTCAACATCCTCGATGAATATACGCGGGAGGCGTTAATGATCCGTGTCGACAGGCGACTGAACTCCACCGATGTCCTGGACGCCCTGACCGATCTCTTCATCCAGCGCGGCCCGCCGCGGTTCATCCGGTCCGACAACGGCCCGGAGTTCATCGCGCAGAAGGTGCGCGACTGGATCGAGCTGGTGGGGGCGAAGACCGCGTACATCGAGCCGGGGTCACCCTGGGAGAACGGTTATTGCGAGAGCTTCAACAGCAGGTTCAGGGACGAACTCCTCAATGGCGAGGTCTTCTACTCGTTGAGGGAGGCGCAAATCCTCATCGAACAATGGCGAAAGCACTACAACACCGCTCGGCCGCATAGCGCTCTTGGATATCGGACACCGGCACCGGAGACCTTCATCCCCATAGATCGAAGGCCGACCATGCATTAG